The DNA region AGGTAATAGGCCGTGTTGGGAAAGGCTACCTGCTGCTCCGGTCCGTACTTCTCCAGCGTCTCCTTATATGTTTCTTCCGCTCTCCGAAAGATTTTATGTGCTCCTCTTATCGCGGCGGACGCGATTATCTTCGACATCGGACGCCTCCTTTATGCCAGTTCCCTGCGCATTGCCATATCAAACAATACGCGCTCACGCGCTTTTTCGAGACCGAGAGCCTTTCTCTTCTTATCTATCTGGCTGATCATAAGATGGGCTGCTTTTACAGGATCTTCTTCGTAGGCCCACATGCCTTTGTATATTTCTTCGAATTCCTCAAAGAGATGACGGGTCACCTTCTCGCTGCCCACAGTGGGCCATGTGGTGCCAAACACGGTAAATACACCGGAAGCCACAAAATACTGTCCTATGGCGAGGGCTTTCTCGCTCATCCATTCAGGCGCCGCCCCCACGACAGGGAGATCAGAGAGATCATCGCCCAGGCCGCCTTCTTTTACCATGGCGGTGGCCGCAATGAGGAGTCTTGAATTGTCCACGCACGCCCCCATGTGGAGTACAGGTGGAATACCCACTGCCTCGCATACCTCCGCGAGACCGTCTCCCGCGAACTCTCTTGCCGCCTCCGGAGTCAGAAGCCCTTCCTTTCCGCATGCCATGGCTGCGCACCCGGTGGTGAGAACCAGAACGTCATTTTTTATGAGTTCCTTTATCATGGCAATGTGGGCGGAATCGTGAACGGTCCTCACGTTGTTGCATCCCACAACTCCGGCTACTCCTCTGATTCTGCCGTTTATGATGTTATCATTTAAAGGCCGGTAGCTTGCCCTGAAGAGGCCTCCCAGCAGGTAGTTGATAGTTTCATGGCTGAACCCAACCACAATATCTCTGGCCTGATCGGGAATATAGACGGATCCGCGCCTGTTGGGATAGTTCTCAATGGCCATTTTGAGGATCTTCTTCGCCATATCAAGTCCGGAGTCGGGGTGGAACTCCATGTGGACTGCGCCCTCAATCTTCGCCCTGTCCGAGGTTGTGACGAGCTTTGTGTGGAAACAGGCCGCCACATCCTGAAGCCCCTGCATCTGACACTGGACGTCAACGGTCATAAGCTCTACCGCTCCTGTCACCAGAGCGAGTTCCTGCTGGAGGAAGTTTCCTGCGCACGGGATACCGTGTCTCATGAGTACTTCGTTGGCG from Syntrophobacterales bacterium includes:
- the cooS gene encoding anaerobic carbon-monoxide dehydrogenase catalytic subunit — translated: MAEEKKRSIDKATEELLEKAEKEQISTAFFRADEIRPCPIGVEESCCKVCSMGPCRLPRSKKGEEKRRVGVCGATIETVVARNFARKIAAGTAAHSDHAREVVETFLKAALGQAQGFEIKDEVKLLEVALDFNIEIEGKEIKDIAVELGRKALDEFGKQHGELVYIGKAPLKRQELWRRLGVVPRGVDREVVEVMHRTHMGVDQDYTHIIEQATRCALADGWGGSMISTDLQDIMFGTPVPVVGKINLGVLKEDEVNVVVHGHEPFLPELLAAASRDPEIKKLAEKAGAKGINLAGMCCSANEVLMRHGIPCAGNFLQQELALVTGAVELMTVDVQCQMQGLQDVAACFHTKLVTTSDRAKIEGAVHMEFHPDSGLDMAKKILKMAIENYPNRRGSVYIPDQARDIVVGFSHETINYLLGGLFRASYRPLNDNIINGRIRGVAGVVGCNNVRTVHDSAHIAMIKELIKNDVLVLTTGCAAMACGKEGLLTPEAAREFAGDGLAEVCEAVGIPPVLHMGACVDNSRLLIAATAMVKEGGLGDDLSDLPVVGAAPEWMSEKALAIGQYFVASGVFTVFGTTWPTVGSEKVTRHLFEEFEEIYKGMWAYEEDPVKAAHLMISQIDKKRKALGLEKARERVLFDMAMRRELA